The following coding sequences lie in one Crassostrea angulata isolate pt1a10 chromosome 10, ASM2561291v2, whole genome shotgun sequence genomic window:
- the LOC128166116 gene encoding heparan sulfate glucosamine 3-O-sulfotransferase 6-like: protein MRGLTLNRTARICRKKAWSHVLCAGVLIFTLSVFTFNTPFLSQAGKTASKYSEELLYSKFPDFRHHNRNLRNILPNDNAQFHRLKHIQRTGKSLNKAHRLAANWNITLTSELSQAEVPKESEEESSVEGESLKKRRLPQAIIIGVKKGGTRALLEFLRVHPDVKATGPEPHFFDKHYQKGLDWYRNLMPETLPHQLTIEKTPSYFITKEVPARICRMSNSTKLVLVVRDPVTRAISDYTQILSKHGKSKSFQSSAFIRNDTTKINTSWIVIRIGLYVKHLENWLSVFPLKQIHFVHGENLVTNPGEEMRKVQTFLGLRTFITEDNFILNKTRGFPCIKKTMSSKRGHCLDESKGRKHPILPESVIAALRRFYRPFNAKFYRLTNINFHWT, encoded by the exons ATGCGGGGTCTTACTTTAAATCGGACTGCTAGAATTTGCCGCAAAAAAGCATGGAGTCATGTTTTGTGTGCTGGAGTATTAATTTTTACTCTGAGTGTTTTTACTTTCAATACCCCTTTTCTTTCTCAAGCCGGAAAAACTGCCTCAAAATACTCGGAGGAACTTCTTTATTCAAAGTTTCCAGATTTTAGACACCACAACAGGAACTTACGGAATATTTTACCAAACGACAATGCCCAATTCCATCGGCTGAAGCATATTCAACGGACGGGAAAATCCCTTAACAAAGCacacagacttgcagctaattGGAACATTACTTTGACATCTGAATTAAGCCAAGCAGAAGTCCCGAAGGAAAGCGAGGAAGAAAGTTCTGTCGAAGGGGAAAGTTTGAAGAAACGGCGTCTCCCACAGGCCATAATCATAGGGGTAAAAAAAGGCGGGACCCGGGCCTTGTTAGAATTTCTCCGTGTCCATCCTGATGTCAAGGCCACTGGTCCGGAGCCACACTTCTTTGACAAACATTACCAAAAGGGCCTGGATTGGTACAG GAACTTGATGCCGGAAACGCTACCACACCAGTTGACCATAGAGAAAACACCAAGCTATTTCATCACCAAAGAAGTCCCGGCTAGAATCTGCAGAATGTCCAACTCTACCAAACTTGTACTAGTTGTGAGGGACCCCGTGACTCGGGCTATATCAGATTATACCCAAATTCTCAGCAAACACGGCAAATCCAAGTCTTTCCAAAGCTCTGCTTTTATACGTAACGACACAACTAAAATAAACACTTCGTGGATTGTGATCAGAATCGGTTTATACGTCAAACATTTGGAGAACTGGCTATCTGTGTTTCCATTGaaacaaattcattttgttCACGGTGAAAATTTAGTGACAAATCCAGGGGAGGAAATGAGAAAGGTCCAGACATTCTTAGGACTAAGGACTTTCATAACAGAAGACAATTTTATTCTGAATAAAACCCGAGGATTTCCGTGTATCAAGAAAACAATGTCTAGCAAGCGGGGACACTGTCTAGACGAAAGTAAGGGTCGTAAACACCCGATACTCCCGGAAAGTGTGATTGCCGCTCTCAGACGTTTTTATCGTCCTTTTAACGCCAAGTTTTACCGATTGACAAATATCAATTTTCACTGGACATAG